A genomic stretch from Desulfocurvibacter africanus subsp. africanus DSM 2603 includes:
- a CDS encoding ABC transporter permease, with amino-acid sequence MNLLTIPLRNARRKLLRTLLLVSVFSVGVTAVVALHYVAEAVGESFERKLARYGANIVIFPEADTLALSYGGVQLGSLSYDVRHLEQADTERRIRSIHMHDRLSAVSPKLVALARVDEQAVGVIGVRMQDELALKAHWQTEHAFPKAEHELLAGSRAASSMGLAPGSTVKIGGKEFRVSGVLAETGSEDDEVLFADLAALQAAMGRQGQVNLVEIAALCAGCPIDEIVAELRQALPGVDIKALSQVVGQRMYSIGFVSTLAWVVGLIILLTACAMIALSLYASVGERRKEIGLMRALGFSRAGVFTAFSFEALLLGALAAVVGYLAGCQASVEVLRALDVADAATWPFSFAHLALTLAMVSLLTVLSSALPAWKAARIEPSEAFSLV; translated from the coding sequence GTGAATCTGCTGACCATCCCCCTGCGCAACGCGCGCCGCAAGCTGTTGCGCACGCTGCTGCTGGTGAGCGTGTTCTCCGTGGGCGTCACGGCCGTGGTGGCCCTGCACTACGTGGCCGAGGCCGTGGGCGAGAGCTTCGAGCGCAAGCTGGCCCGCTACGGCGCCAATATCGTGATCTTCCCCGAGGCCGATACTCTGGCCCTGAGCTACGGCGGAGTGCAGCTCGGCAGCCTGTCCTACGACGTGCGCCACCTGGAGCAGGCCGACACGGAGCGACGCATCCGCTCCATCCACATGCATGACCGGCTGAGCGCCGTCTCGCCCAAGCTCGTGGCCCTGGCCCGCGTTGACGAGCAGGCCGTGGGCGTCATCGGCGTGCGCATGCAGGACGAGCTGGCTCTCAAGGCCCACTGGCAAACCGAGCACGCCTTTCCCAAAGCGGAACACGAGCTGCTGGCCGGTAGCCGCGCCGCGAGCAGCATGGGCCTTGCGCCCGGATCGACGGTGAAAATCGGCGGTAAGGAGTTCCGAGTTTCCGGCGTGCTGGCCGAGACCGGCTCCGAAGACGACGAGGTGCTCTTCGCCGACTTGGCCGCGCTGCAGGCCGCCATGGGCCGCCAGGGCCAAGTCAATCTGGTGGAGATCGCGGCCCTGTGCGCCGGCTGCCCCATCGACGAGATCGTGGCAGAGCTGCGCCAGGCCCTGCCCGGCGTAGACATAAAGGCCCTGAGCCAGGTCGTGGGCCAGCGCATGTACTCCATCGGTTTCGTGAGCACCCTGGCCTGGGTAGTTGGCCTGATCATTCTGCTCACGGCCTGCGCCATGATCGCCCTGTCGCTGTATGCCTCAGTGGGCGAACGCCGCAAGGAGATCGGACTCATGCGTGCCCTGGGTTTCTCGCGCGCCGGAGTGTTCACGGCCTTCAGCTTCGAGGCCCTGCTGTTGGGCGCGCTGGCCGCCGTGGTCGGCTACCTGGCCGGATGCCAAGCCAGCGTCGAGGTGCTGCGCGCCCTGGACGTGGCCGATGCCGCGACCTGGCCCTTCAGTTTCGCGCACCTGGCCCTGACCCTGGCCATGGTCAGCCTGCTGACCGTCCTGTCCTCTGCCCTGCCGGCCTGGAAAGCCGCGCGCATAGAGCCCAGCGAAGCCTTCAGCCTCGTGTAG
- a CDS encoding DUF2318 domain-containing protein, protein MRIALLVLAALVLAACSSGSQTMSVTDGAVSVPVAELDGGEARHFSVDIDGKPVRFFLLKTSDGVARAAFDACDVCYQEKKGYSQNGEYMICNNCGQRFHASRINEVRGGCNPAPLERSIVNDTVVLRTEDLRQGLKYF, encoded by the coding sequence ATGCGTATAGCCCTTCTTGTCCTGGCCGCCCTGGTTCTGGCGGCCTGCTCCTCCGGTTCTCAGACCATGAGCGTGACCGACGGCGCCGTCAGCGTGCCGGTTGCCGAACTCGACGGCGGCGAGGCCCGCCACTTCAGCGTGGACATCGACGGCAAGCCTGTGCGCTTCTTCCTGCTCAAGACGTCCGACGGCGTGGCGCGCGCGGCCTTCGATGCCTGCGACGTGTGCTACCAGGAGAAGAAAGGCTACTCCCAGAACGGCGAGTACATGATCTGCAACAACTGCGGGCAGCGCTTCCACGCCTCGCGCATCAACGAGGTGCGCGGCGGCTGCAATCCCGCCCCGCTTGAGCGCTCCATCGTGAACGATACGGTCGTTCTGCGCACCGAGGATCTGCGTCAGGGTCTCAAGTACTTCTAG
- a CDS encoding ABC transporter ATP-binding protein produces MLSARDICKSYRSQGVETPVLRNVSLDIEPGGFVAIVGRSGSGKSTLLSVLSTLLRPDSGALTWQGRAIDHASESVINALRRKDFSVVFQQHQLMPYLTAQENVLLPFMHGLRPVKREQTDRARECLARVGLADKGERLPGQLSGGEQQRVAIARALATGPAMLFADEPTGSLDKATGQGIMELLAGLNSDGPAVVLVTHEPAYAKLARTVAVMEDGRLTIQA; encoded by the coding sequence ATGCTTTCCGCACGCGACATCTGCAAAAGCTACCGCTCGCAAGGCGTGGAAACGCCCGTGCTGCGCAACGTGAGCCTGGACATCGAGCCGGGCGGCTTCGTGGCCATCGTGGGCCGCTCAGGCTCGGGCAAGTCGACTCTGCTGAGTGTCCTGTCCACCCTGCTGCGACCAGACTCGGGCGCCCTGACTTGGCAGGGCCGGGCCATAGACCACGCCTCCGAGAGCGTTATCAACGCTCTGCGGCGCAAGGACTTTTCCGTGGTCTTCCAGCAGCATCAGCTCATGCCCTATCTCACGGCCCAGGAAAACGTGCTGCTGCCATTCATGCACGGCCTGCGGCCCGTGAAACGCGAGCAGACCGACAGGGCCCGCGAGTGCCTGGCGCGCGTGGGCCTGGCGGACAAGGGCGAACGCCTGCCGGGGCAACTCTCGGGCGGCGAGCAGCAACGCGTGGCCATCGCCCGCGCCCTGGCCACGGGCCCCGCAATGCTCTTTGCCGACGAGCCCACGGGCAGCCTGGACAAGGCCACGGGCCAGGGCATCATGGAGCTGCTGGCCGGGCTCAACTCCGACGGCCCGGCCGTGGTGCTGGTCACTCATGAGCCGGCCTACGCCAAGCTGGCCCGCACCGTGGCAGTTATGGAAGACGGCAGGCTTACGATACAGGCCTAG